In Anas acuta chromosome 25, bAnaAcu1.1, whole genome shotgun sequence, the genomic stretch GCAGAGGCCGCATCTGTCCCCTCCTGGGGGGGTGCTGTCCCCTCCCTCACCTCCTCGTCGTCCTCGGTGTACTGGGTGTAGCGCTGCTCTATCATCTCCCGCTGCCACCGCTCCTGCTCCAGCGTCTGCTGGATCAGCTGCGCCACCTCGCTCTGCTCGCCCGGCTTCTCCCGCCCGATGAGGAACctgcggggacagcggggggcTCAGCTGGGGACGGGGGGAGGGCCTCAGATTGGGGACACCCAGGTGGCAcagccaggggaggctcaggtgGGGGGCATCCCCGTTAGGAGTGATGAGTTTGGGGGCGCATTATGTTCagggaggggatttggggagggcgAGGTGGCATAGGGCAGGCAGTGgccatggggacagcagggatCGGGGGGTAtttgggggcagggggtgctgtgggggcaGCGTGCCCCCGTGtgtgcccagccccagggcccTACCGGACGCGGCCCTTGGTGTTCCTGAGCACGGAGGCGGCGAAGCTCTGCGTCACCCCCACCAGGCTGGTGCCATCCACCTCCACGATCAGGTCGTTCACCTGGATCCTGGGGACAAGGGGACGGTCACAGCgctgccaccccctgcccacctccccagcatctcccagcTCCCCCCAAAGCCCAtgggggtgcagcagcaggagtctgggggagggatttggggccGGGCACCCCTTACCTGCCGTCCCGGTGGGCTGCACCCCCTTCCGTCACCGTCTTGACGAAGATGCCCAGCTTCTCCAGGCCCATGTCAGCCCCCGCTCCCATGCCAATGATGCTGATCCCCAGCCCCTCGGAGTCTGTGGAGACAGAGAGCCGTGTCCCGGGGGTGGCAGCGGTGGCTGCGAGCGCCCGACACCGATGGGGTCACCTTGGATCCGTCCCCGAGGCTCTGGGGAGCAGGACGAGGCCAGCACCCACCTTTCTCCAGCTCCACGGGGAAGAGGTCGAGGCGCTCCACCCTCTTCTCCAGCTCGTACTCGGCCGACGCAGCCATGGGGTCGACGTCCTCATTGCGGCGGTCGTAGTCCTCGTTGGAGTAAGTGCTGAAGACCTGGCgtgggaggggggcgggggCATGGAGAGGGGGGTTACGGATCCTACGAGGCACCGGagaacccccccagccccacagcacggTGCGGGGTGAGGAAGAGTCTGAGGAAGGACAGAGGGGGGCTTGGGGTGGGCTTGGGAGTAGAGGTGGCTccgtggggagggagggatggatggacagacggatggatggatggatggatggatggacggacggatggacagatggatggagggagggatggaggggtgAAATggcagatggatggatggactgGAGGACAGATAGATGGACCAAGGGAGGGTAGAGAGGGGTGGGTGCATTGGTGGGTGGGTAGATGGATGCGTGGATGGGTGGGCAGATAGAGGGGTGGACGGATAGATGGGTGGAGGgatggacagatggatggaCCCATGGAAGgatggacagatggatggatggagagaTGAACAGATAGATGGACAGACGGACgggtggatggatgggtggatggacggacagacagatGGACCAAGGGATGGCTGGATGGACAGGCAGATAACTGGATGGATGGACAGGtgacggacagacggacagatgGGGTGCACCAGCAGTGGCTGCTCAGAGATGCACAATTTGGGGCAGCAGACCTGGCTCGTTCCCCAGCTCCTcccctcatcctcctcatcctccccccttccccagtcACGGGCTCCCCAGGGGGGGTCTCTCAGGGGTGGGGGTCCCGGTGCTGAGCACGGCAGATGTCCCCAGAGGGGCCGTGGTGGATTAGGGCTAACACCACACCGCTAAAGCCTTGCAACAAAGGGTATTTAGGGATGAGTGTCAAGGGCCATCGCACAAAGCCCGGTGACACCGAGATGGGCAGGACCCTCCTGGGTGGCACgcaggggtgctggggacaaACGGGGGACCTGCCACTGTCCCCCTGCATGTGGTCACCAGGGAGGTCCAGGCATGGACGTCCCCCTGTGCCACCCGGCTCTGTGCCAAGGTCCTTGAGGAGTTTGGGGACCTGGAGCAATTCCCAAGGGAGAAGCAGATGGGGGCAGTAAAcggcctggggagggggcttcCAGCGGGTACCCCCACCCCTGGGTgcaggctgggtgctggtgctggggtccccagtgcctcccagtcaCAGGGGGCTCAGGATGCTCAGGGTGTAGGACATGTGGGTGCCCTGCCCACCCATGCCCACGGGACCCCACGGAGGGACGGGGCAGGGGGCACACACCGGAGGCTGAATGCATCACCTGGGGGGCACAGAGCACCCCAAAAACCTCGACTGTGCATCCACGGGGGAAATCCCTTCCTGGAGCATGGGCCGGCCGGTCCCCATGGCACCAAACCCCCGGTGTGCACCCAGCCGGTGCGCGGCCACCGCGGGACCCTGTCCCCACACCGGGCCACCGTGGTCCCCGTCCCCCGTCCCAGGTGGGGCCACCCACCCGCCGCTGACTCAGAGCCAGAATATAGGCCGTGCCGCTAAAAATAACCCCGCTCGGCACAAAGCAATTTCTGTTCCTCCAGCTGAGGGGATAGGAGCACGAGAGAAAGCCCCGAAATAGCGGCGCGGCCCCTTCTCCCCGCTGTGCCACCGCCGGCACCGGCCACAGACCCCGGCACGAGATGGGGACCCCAAATCCTGGagctgtccctgtgtccccaagCTGcccggggtgtgggggggggcgggcagcTCTCGTGGCTGGCCCCCGCCTGCCCGTGCTGCTGAGACACTTCCCCTTCCTCCACTTCCCGAAATGGTCCCGCGCTGGGCCCgagagggggggaaaaggggggtaGCAAACAtcctccccccaaaaaccctGGCTCTGGGAGGGGTCCCGGCACTGGGGGACCCTGGGGACCTATGCAGAGGGGTGGTGGCATGGCCTGGTGGCTCCCGGCAGCACTCAGGGCCCAGCCGGATATTTTGGGCATCCCCACCCAAAATACCGAGTGgctcccagctcttcctggGGCACATGGTGCAAACGTGCCACCCCCTTAGGTCCCGATGTCACCCCCCCTGCCATGCACCACCATCCCCAGGGTCCTATGGCCGGGGTGGCCACCCCACTtttcatccccatcccctcccagtATGGCCATGCTGGGGCTGCAACCCCACCAGTGTGCCTGGGCCACCTCCCATCCGGCTGCACCCAGCCACTGGGTGCTCCCCAAAGGGGTCTTTTTGGGGTACAAGGACGCACCAGAGCCCCTctgcccttctccaggctgggccACCAGCTCCTCCCCAGCGCTGCACACTTGGCCATGGGCAATGGGGCAGGAGGTTGCCCATCGCCACCTCCATGGCCTTGAGGCTGGATGGGGCACCCCAAAACTCCTGatttctcctcccagctccgCCCGGGTACCCCCAAAAAACCCCGCGGCCGGGCTCACCTGTATGGGGGCCGTGCTGAACTGGATCTTGCGGTTGGGGACGGGCTCCTCTTCCTCGGACAGCCCGGGGATCTCCACGCAGCTGGATTCGGGCTCGTAGAGCCCATCAgcctcctcatcctcatccaGCCCGCTGCCCCCCGAGTCCTCCCCGAGCCCGCTGTAGGCACTTATGTCCACCAGGTCCGCCTCGGAGAAGTCCTCCTTCTTGGACTCGTCGTACAGCTCGCCCTCGTCCGCCCGCTCACCCTTGACGCCCTCCTCGGCGTAGGGGGGCTCCTCGCCCCCTTCCAGGCGCGGCTCGGGGGGCGCCGGCCCCTCAGCCCCCTTGGCCGGTTCGGGCGCTGGCACCGGCTCTCCAGCCTCCACCTCGGCCTCCGATTCACCgctctcctccacctccaccgGCTTGATCTTGCAGACCTCCTGCACCCGCGGCACGCTCCCATCCTTCTCCGCCGGCCTCCCGGCTTTGCCCgctgccttctcctcctcgGCCGGCCGTGGCCGTGCCGGGGCAGTGGGGCCGTCTCCCGTCCTGCTCTCGGCTTTGCCAGCCTCCGTGCCCTGCAGGAAGACGCGGGACCGCTTGCTCACCAGCTTGGAGTTGAGCGGCCCCGCGCGCCCCGGCGTCTTGTGGAGGTTGTTGCGGAGGTCGGCCTTCTCGAAGACGGCGCTGAGCTGGCTGACGGTGGGCGACACGGCCTCGGTGTCCAGCTTGTCCAAGGACTCGGTGCTGCCGTTGAACTTCACCACCACGTCCAGCTTGCGGTCCTGGAAGCCGGCCCGTTCTTTGCGCAGCAGGAGCTTGGTGGTGGCCTCCTTCTCCTGCGGGCTCCGCTCGAAGATCTTGCGGGTCTCCTGCAGCTTGGAGAAGGGCTTGTCGGGCTTGGAGTCGAAGCGGCTCACCCGCTCCGAGACGCTGGTGCCCAGCTTCAGGAGGTTGCCCTGCTCCATGCTCTCATTCAGGCTGCTGGCCCGGGGCAAGGAGAGGCGGACGGGCTTCTCCTTGCCCTTGGCCAAGTCGCAGGCGCCCTCGGGGCCCGGCGCCGTCCCCATCTGCAGGAACATGTTCTTGATGCGGTGGACGTTGGAGCCATACTTCTTGCCACGGGCTTTCTTGCCATCCTCGCCCTCGGCATCCTTTGTGGGTTTCAGGGCCTGGATGGTGGCCTCGTAGGCGTTGCGGTGGGGGGACGCGCTCCTCAGCCCCCCgctgccagctcctccgccCGGGGCCCCCCCGCTGCCGCCCGGGGCTGCCGCCCCGCTCGCTGCCTCCGTCCTCAGCATCCTGCCCCGTCGTCACCgtcaccgccgccgccgccgcgccgcaTCGCCCGCCGGCTGCTggggcgcggggagggggccgcTGCCGGGGGGCCGCCGGGGACCCGGTCAGGCCATCGCCAGCCTGGGGGGGCCCAGCgcgccccccccctccgccccggccctccttccttcctcccttctcctcctcttcccctttttctccGCTGCTGCGCTGGTGATGGAGCCGCCGCTGCCTGCGATCCGCCCGCCCCGCTGCCCGCAGAGCCCTCTGGGTCTTAGCGACGCGCTcttgctcttcctcttcctcgCCGCCGCGCTTCGGCCTCGCCGCTGCCGTCACCCCGatcccctccccgtgtccccccccttTTCCCGTGCCCACCGGTGGCACCGGCACCGCCGTggtcccctgcagcccccagctctccccacgCGTCCCCTCCGCGCAGCTGGGGATGTGCCGTGTCCGTGTCCCCCCCATcattgtcccccccccccaggccttGTGCAatgtccccccaccccagctctgtccccacagcccccctggggtctgcccccaccccacatGTGTCCCCAAGGCCCCCCAATTTCATCCCTGGGGACCCTGAGCCCTGGACCGTGGCCACGCTGCttctgcccctctgcccccccagTTCCATCCCCGTGGCCCCCAGGAcggtccccgtgtccccccagTCCTGGCCACACGCCCCCCACTTTTGTCCCCACATCCCCTTTATCtgcccccacatccccccagTATCCCCGTATCCCCCCAGTTTCGTAGCCTTCTCCCCCAGCCTGTCCCATATCCCCCCAGTTTTGTCCCCCAcgtccccagtgtcccccatTCCTTGCTCCGTGTCCCCCCACTTTCATGCCCACGTCCCCCCCATCCTGTCCCCGTGCCCCTTCTGGCTCTGTGCCCGTgtccccctgctccctcccctgtgcccccccagttttgtcccccatgtcccctgctcccctccctttggtccccacacccccacccccacagcTCCCCGGGGTGTCCCAGCGTGTCCCTACAGGGTCCCCATTTACTTTCTGCCCCCACAAACCCGTGCCcctccccagggtgctgcccaTCTGCCCCACACCTCCAGTGTGGGGGGAGCATGAGGAGGAATATTCTGGGGGGGGTTAATTAGGgtctcctcccttccctgcagcatggGCACCGTGGGGACCAGGGCGCACAGCGTGGCACCATTTTGGGGTGCCTGTGGGATGAGCACCCCAAAAAAGCCACACACTCATGTGGAatggggggagaaggagggacAGGGTAGGGACATCCCTACTTGTGTCCCCCCCACAGTGACAGACccgtgaggggggggggggggaggcacaCCGGTGAAGGTGGGGGCGCCAGGACCCTGCAGCTGCTGCGCTGCCGGCCCTTTGTGTGTGACGAGACGTGACGTGGCGTGACGCGGCGCGGTGCGACGgcccccacggccccccccttccccttccgcTGCAAAatctgtgccccccccagctcctttccccccTCCACCACCAGCCCTGCGGTCtcccaacaccccccccccccccggctgcgtCCTGCCAAGGGCTTGGGGGGGGTGGCTTGGTTCTGCGCCCCACCTTGTGCAcgcacacgcgtgtgcacaCGCATGCACCCCATGGACGTGTGTGTGCGGGGCAGCGGTGCTGGCCGGCCACATGCCACGCTGGCGGGGGGGGGTCAgctgtccccaaatgtccccccatccccatgtgCCACACCGTGCTGTCGTGACCCGTTGTGCACCGTCGTGTGCCGTCGTGTCCTGTTGTGTCCCATGGTGCCCGTCGTGCCCCGTTGTGCCCAGCCGTGCCCAGTTGTGCCCCATTGTGTCCTCCTGTGCCCCCCCATGCCCTCTtgtgccctgctgtgccccactGTGCCCCATTACATCCCATTGTGCCCCATTGTGCCCCATTGTGCCCCATTGTGCCCCGTTGTCCCCTCTTGTGCCCGGCGGTGTCCTGCCATGCGCCATCCTGCCCTGTCGTGTCCCACTGTACCCCACTGCGTCCCGTTGTGCCCTGTGGTGTCCCATTGTGCCCCATCCTGTCCCATTGTGCCCCATCATGTCCCATTGTGCCCCCGCTGCCACCCCAACCCCCACAAGCCGTGGCACCAGGATGAGCCCACCCAGAGCAGAGGGCGCAGCGGGGTCCCACCATGCACCCCTTGGTGTCCCCGCTCCTCCCCAGGGGCAAAAGGGACTCGGTGGCACGAGGCCGGGCTGGCAGGAGGTGGCCATGGCAGGGTCCCTGccgtgtccccgtgcccccagtttgggcccccccgggccggccagccccgctgctgctgtcACTCAGGCGCTGGCCCCGCTCCCGGTGAAGATGGAGGCGCCCGAGCTGCTGCGGGTCTGGGTGCTGGCAGGCGAGTGGCAGCCCCGTCACCCACCCTGGGAACACGGCCGGGCCTGGGGGACACCCCCCCGGCAGGGAGGGCATGGGGGGGACCCCCAGGATGGGGCAGGGAatggggagggaatgggaggggatgggggagcAGAGCTGAATAAATCCGTCCTGTCCCTGGtgccaggagggctggggaccGAGGGGAgctctttggggggggggggtataggggaagaggaaggtgcTGGCCCTGTCCCCATTCCTGTCCCCTCTCCTGTCCCCAACACCTCCCAGAAATATCCCGCCCtgctgtcccagtgcctggcaCCACAGGGACGTGCGCCCCAGGGGGGGCCGTGGGTGCCATGGGGGCGCTGGGcaatggggaaactgaggcagggaggAGCCGCGTCCCCCACCCCGGTTCCAGCCCCGTGCCTGGCCACAGCCCTGGTCCTGGGGGGCACCCGGGCCGCCCTCCCCGACCACCACGTCTCCCTCGAGACCGGAGCCGTCTTCGTCCACGAGCTGGAGCGGGAGCTGTTCCAGGAGGCCTTCCTCGACGAGGCcgaggatgatgatgatggtgaggGTCAGGCTGAGGGGAGTGGGGACACGGGGGTCTGGGGGGCGGGGGGATAGGCTGGGGGGGCCAGAACTATCCCCTATGTGTGTGAACACCCAGCTAATGGGGGCAGAGGCTTACTCCTGCCCCTGGCAGGCGTGACCCAAATCTCCCTCCCTCCTAGCAtccatccgtccatccatccCAAATCCATTTGGGGACCTCTTACCCTCGAGCACTGctaggctggggagggggggcaccTCCATTTGGGGTTATTCACCCCCAAAAGGCGATCAGGACCCTCCTTGGACCCAATTTCCTCACGGGGAGCGCCCTGTTGGGAAGGGGTTGCGGGGCAGGGGTCCCCCTGGATGACACACGTGTGtcccgtgtccccgtgtccgtGTGTCCCCCCACCCGACAGCCGCCCCCATCACCTTCCATGCCCACCTCCTGGACCACCCCGACCTGCCACGGTGGCTGCGTTTCGCCCAGCGTGGTGCCCACCAGCCCGGCTTCCTCTACGGCAGCCCCACGGCCGCCGAGGTGGGCACGCACATCATCGAGGTAAGCGCCCGGCCTCGTGCAAGGGGGCGGcacggggtgctggggtgcgcgcccccccccccgggggtgggAATTTGGCATCCTGGAGGCCGGggcatctcctcctcctcctgcaggtgctggcgTACAACCGGCTCACCTACGAGACGGTGGCACAGCGGCTCGTCCTCGCCGTCGTCCCCTCTCCAGGTGAGGGCTGCGCACCCCCAAAATGCGCTACCCCCGAGCCCCCAGTGTGGGGTGGTCCCTACAGGTGTGTGTCCACAGGGGGGGAGCTGCCGTTCCAGAGCGAATTCCTGGTGGGGAACAGGAatgtggaggagctgctgccggCCCCTGCGCGGGAGCTTTTTGGGCAGGCGGCGGCTGGCGTCTGGGAGCAAAGTGACCTCAGCATCATCAACGTCACCTCCGCCCTGGACCGCGGTGGCCGCGTGCCCCTGCCCATCGAGGGACGCAAGGAGGGGTAGGGGGGCCACCACCCGGCTGCCTGGCCTGGGGTCGCACTTGGGAAGCtctcccctgccttcccccaggCACCCATGCAGGGGTTTTGGAGGTCTCCTCCTGGCAGCCTCCCCCAAATTTCAGGGTGTACGTGAAGGTGGGCTCCCACCACCCCTTCTCGCCGTGcctggccgccgccgcctcgccgcAGAGCCGCTTCCTCTGCCGCCTGGGCCAGCAGCCCCTCGCCTCCTGCTACGACACCTTCGCCCCCCACTTCGCCATCCGCTGGTGCAACCTCACCCTGGTGAGACCCCCGTGCCCGCGTCCCCACCACCCCAGCGACGTTCCCACCTCTTCCCTTTAACCACCCCCCCCTCAATTCCAGCTGGAGGTCCTGCCCACCCCCACGACGCCGGGGCCGCTGTGGGGTCCCGGGGTGCTGGAGGACGGGGGTGATTTCCAGCCCCCCACCGAGGCGCCCCCCCAGGACCTCCTGCCCGGTTTCCTGCTGACGCTGCTGGTGCCGCTGGCGGTGGCCgcgctgctctgcctgctcctggggcaCCTCATGTGCTGCCGCCGGGAGGGAGTGTGAGtcgggcacggggggggcacagcccggcACCCCTAACCCAAGGGGAGGGCACGGGGATCCCCCCTCCCCGATGGGGCACCCCACTTTGGTGTCCCCTTCCCCGGCGCTCGTGGTCTGGGGACAACCCGGGGGTGGTGACAGCACTTCTCACCATCtggtttttgtgttgtttttctttttttttttttccatttctgctccATTTTGTAGGCAAAAACGGGATTTGGAGACATCTGAGTAAGTCCCTGCGCCCTGGCTGTGGGTTTGCTCCAGGGGGGGAGCTTGGGGTGTGACAATCTGGGGGGCACAGGGACGGGGAGGTgactgggagcagcagccactgccAGCTGATGGGGGAGCTAAATCCTAAAggtccccccaccccaaaaggaCCCCcgcccctccaccccccccacaATAACCCCACACAGACAAAGGCTGGAGCACCAGGAGCCGCTTTATTCCCCATCCTCCCCCTGCTTCACACCGGGCGCGGAGAACCCCCCCAGAACCCCGTTCCCCAAAAGGGGCGCGGGTGGCTCTGCGCCCcactccccttttccccccccccacccccccagcatCCAGCTGGTGCACCACAGCACCATCCACGGCGACACGGAGGAGctgaggagcatggccagcagccGGGACGTCCCGCGGCCCCTCTCCACCCTGCCCATGTTCAACGTGCGCACGGGGCAGCGCATCAACCCCATGCCGGGGCGCGGGGACGGGGCGCGCGCCCCCCTCATCCCACAGCAGCGGTGAGCACTGGCACCGGGGTGGCACCTTGGGGTGGCACCTTGGGGTGGCACCTTTCAGGGGGTGGCACTTTAGGGTGGCGCAGGGCTTTGGGGTGACTTTGCATGGCACCACCAGGCTGCGCATGGGATATTTTGGGGGGAACCTGCAATTATTTGGGGGTGGTGATCACCTTCCAGGTGTGCTGGGGGGGCAGAGCAGGTCCTACCCCCATCCCACCCAACCTAATCTGCCCCAGCTGGCTCGGGGAGTGGCTAAAACCCTTAAATAGCAGCCATGGGATCCTGACCCttctttttttggggaggaATGACCccttttctcctcatttccaggTAATTGGTGGCTGTGTCACTGTCACCTCCACGGGACGAGCTTGCTTTGAGCTCTGTTCCGCCGTGGGGTGGCCTTTACCTGGTAAAGTGCTGCTTTAGCAatgagatgtgttttttttctgctttatttccccGTGTGAGCAGCCGAACCTGGCTGGTTTTGGGGGTGGGCAGTGGGATTTTCGGGGTGCAGCCCTGAGCATCGCTGCAcagcctctgcagggctgggggcggccccAAAAATACTGGGGATGCCCCTGGTCTTGTTCCCGCTGTCATCTCCCCCCAGTTTTTATTTAGAATAGCTATTTTAATGAGGTTTTAGCTAAAAGAGCTATTTATTGTGACCTTTTTGCCCTGTCCCAGCCAGGGCAGATCCCAGTGGTGCTGCTACACTGGGTTTGCTGGTTCTcccccccggggctggagggggggcgcactgggtgctgtggggctggggtcctGGTTGCTGATCATggtctgggggggggtccctgcttccctctgccccctccTCAGCTGTTTTGCCCCATCTCCTCGCAGGGGTCACCCGCTCCCCACCCTCCTCCACCCatgctcccccctccccaagccttGCACCCCAGGGCACACAGTGACCCCACAAGCAGGGCGGGGGGCTCACAGAAAGCCAATTTGGGGGCGCAGGGACCCCGCTGGGTGGCTGCCACCCCTTTGGCCTTGTCGTAGCACCCCGACACCCCCCGGCTCACCTGCAGCACCCCGGAGCCCTCGCCGCTCTCTCCGCTCGCTTCTTCCACCGCTGTCCCCCAGGCATcctgctcagccccccccccccttgcccgCCCCCCTGATGggtgccccggccccgcagccctgcccgaGGACAGAGCCTCATTCACAGCAACCGGGGCAGGCGCCAGGGTGGGGGTTAGGAAAACACGGGGGCCCCACGACGGAACAAGAGGAGCCATTGATGGGCTGAGGAAGGCAGCGGTCAGGCTGCGGCGCATGCTGCTCTCGCTTGCACCCGGatttggggtgtcccccccctaATGTGGCACCCTGTGCATGCACAGCTCGTGGGTGGCCAGCTCCTGTTGCAAGCTGGAGCGGTCACCCAGCTCCTGTTGCAAATGGGGGCACCTCTTGCCTGCACCCCAAAAGCGCATTTCCTGCACCCCATGGTGTGTTTGCACCCCACGGCACTTTTCCTGCACCCCACAGCAAGCACAGAGCCCCCGCACCCAGTTCCCATCCCCACTCCCAGCACCTTTATGTCCTtgtcccccctccccacaccagCTTTTCTGGGCACCCCTggctgtgtggggtgggggcaccctgAGCTGTGTGACCTCACCttgtgccagcagccccccaccTTTCACTGCGTCCCCCCCCTtacctctccttccctcccaccatGGAAGGGGGGGCACAGCACAAAGCCCCCTTGGCCACGGGTGctccccaaaccctccccagccccctgctctcTGGGGGTGGCTCCCActgtccccccccacccctctctGTTGGGCTGAgcaggggggggaggaggaggagtggggggggcggtgggggcTGCACAGGGGCGGGCGGTGAGGACGGGAGCGCAGAAGCGTGGCAGGAGGAGAGCGGTGAGGACACGGCGAGGGGGGGCTCCCGTTCCCCGAACCCCAATTCCCCCCAAAATCCATCCCCGAGCATCCCCGGCGACGCGGGAGAGACGAGGGCGCAAGCGGCACAGGTTTGTCGGATCATTTCACATGCTTTATTTCAGCagtcaaaataattaaaaacatctcaaaTTATTATACATATACAAACTAGGTACAGACTCCTGGAGCATCCGCCTCGCCGGGAGATGGGCCGGCGGTCGGGGTGGGTTCGGCCCCTCCGCACGGcaagagaggaggagagaggctgggggggcgcggggggcagAGAAGCGAGGggagatgatgatgatgatgatgatgatggatGGATgtgtggatggatggatggagaaagAGCTGCTGGAAGATGAGAGCAGAGATGGAGTCCACCTGCGAAGCCCGGGAGCCTGGGCTGCTTTCCCCgtgctttcctttcccttccaagGCTTTTTTGGCTCGACCTTGCATTTGCCTCCGTGCCTCGTTGTCGGGATGCGTGGGGGTGTGGGGTTAAATAGCACCTTTAGAAAATTCACAAGTCGACCCGGGCAGCAAAAGGATGAaggggaatttaaaaaaaataataataaaaataaaactagaggGAAATTCAAAAATCAACCCAAGACTTGCATCCGTTCAGGCAGCCCCGTGTCTGTAGCACCAGACGGTCCCCGGCTCGGTGGCTTTGCGCCACTTGAGCCTCTGAAATGGGACCgaaataaaagagcaaaaatcaGGACAAAAGtcccggggaggggggaaaaccCCAGAACTCCAGGGGGACCTTGAacggaggggaaaaaaaaaaaaagcaaaaatggagagggaaaaaaaaaaatagacaaaactTAGCACCTTTGCTCTGAACCTGGCAGGAAAGTCCCGGCAcggctgaaaaaaaaaaaaaaagttaaaaaaaaaaatactaaaactacttgaaaaaaaaatttaaaaaatattaaccaAAACCACAGCTGTGAGGTAGCCTTCCAGAAAAGGAGAATATGCACTGATGGGTCCGGTTTGCTCCGCTCCAGGGCTTTGGCTGTCGGGGTGGACTCGGGGAGCTCCCCCCTGCGGAACCGGGGCTCGGCTGCAAAAAGCGGGGTGGTGGCGGCTCCGGGCTCCCAGGTCCCCGCGGGTTGCTCGGGGTTGTGTTATTTTTGCTgcctgaacaaaagaaaaaaaaaaaaaaggaagaaaaaaaaaaaaacaacaaggagggggggaagagagaggggaaaaaaaaaaaacaacatcgACAAGAAGCAGATTATAACCGAGAGTTAAACAGCTtcccttcaggaaaaaaaaaaaaaaaggagaaaaaaaatgaaatgcaagaaGCAAAGAGCCCAGTGGAGAAAGGTCGGCCCGAGTTTGCGTTCGGGTGCTCCCCGGCTCCGGGGCTCGGCGCGGGCGGCCCCGTGGGGTGTGAGCATCGCGGGCTTGGTGCTGTCGGGGAGCCCGAGCGGTGCCGTCCGCGGGGCTTAGGGCAGACCGAcaccgaggaggaggaggaggaggagaggagggcaaGCAAGCGAACCCACTTCCtggttattttgtttgaaaagtcatttattttttttttattttttttttttttagg encodes the following:
- the SGCA gene encoding alpha-sarcoglycan; the encoded protein is MAGSLPCPRAPSLGPPGPASPAAAVTQALAPLPVKMEAPELLRVWVLAALVLGGTRAALPDHHVSLETGAVFVHELERELFQEAFLDEAEDDDDAAPITFHAHLLDHPDLPRWLRFAQRGAHQPGFLYGSPTAAEVGTHIIEVLAYNRLTYETVAQRLVLAVVPSPGGELPFQSEFLVGNRNVEELLPAPARELFGQAAAGVWEQSDLSIINVTSALDRGGRVPLPIEGRKEGVYVKVGSHHPFSPCLAAAASPQSRFLCRLGQQPLASCYDTFAPHFAIRWCNLTLLEVLPTPTTPGPLWGPGVLEDGGDFQPPTEAPPQDLLPGFLLTLLVPLAVAALLCLLLGHLMCCRREGVQKRDLETSDIQLVHHSTIHGDTEELRSMASSRDVPRPLSTLPMFNVRTGQRINPMPGRGDGARAPLIPQQR